A genomic segment from Brevundimonas mediterranea encodes:
- the pal gene encoding peptidoglycan-associated lipoprotein Pal: protein MKTSRIITLAMVGCAVAAMAACARKPVEGVVPAAPETAPTGPAYPTAPTGPVTGGNMGAAAPGTEQDFVVNVGDRIYFDLDSYDVRSEAMPRLDAQAQWLQRYPQVTVRIEGNADERGTREYNLALGARRAEAVRTYLINRGVPAGRIDTISYGKERPIAEGSSEDSWARNRNAHTAIVSGAPR from the coding sequence ATGAAGACTTCCCGCATCATCACCCTGGCCATGGTCGGCTGCGCCGTCGCCGCCATGGCCGCCTGCGCCCGCAAGCCGGTCGAAGGCGTCGTGCCCGCCGCTCCGGAGACCGCGCCGACAGGCCCGGCCTATCCGACCGCCCCGACCGGTCCGGTGACGGGCGGCAACATGGGCGCCGCCGCCCCCGGCACGGAACAGGACTTCGTCGTCAACGTCGGCGACCGCATCTATTTCGACCTGGATTCCTATGACGTCCGTTCGGAAGCCATGCCGCGCCTGGACGCCCAGGCCCAGTGGCTGCAGCGCTATCCGCAGGTGACCGTCCGCATCGAAGGCAACGCCGACGAACGCGGCACCCGCGAATACAACCTGGCCCTGGGCGCCCGCCGCGCCGAGGCCGTGCGCACCTATCTGATCAATCGCGGCGTGCCGGCCGGCCGCATCGACACCATCAGCTACGGCAAGGAGCGTCCGATCGCCGAGGGGTCCAGCGAGGACAGCTGGGCGCGCAACCGCAACGCCCACACCGCCATCGTCTCGGGCGCCCCGCGCTGA
- the ruvA gene encoding Holliday junction branch migration protein RuvA: MIGRLRGVLAEVGEADCLIDCAGVGYVVSCGARTLGRLPAPGDEATVHVHSQWSEDAGPRLYGFLTRDERRAFTTLLAIQGVGPKAALAVLDVLPPGELAGAVAREDKAAVARANGVGPKLALRIVTELKGKPLGDVSFAPTAPGVHVEIAPPPPSLTGEAVSALLGLGVAEVNARRAVDQALIRLGDEAELPAVIRAALQELGR; encoded by the coding sequence ATGATCGGGCGTCTGAGAGGCGTGCTGGCCGAGGTCGGGGAGGCGGACTGCCTGATCGACTGCGCCGGGGTCGGCTATGTCGTGTCGTGCGGGGCGCGGACCCTGGGACGGCTGCCGGCGCCGGGCGACGAGGCCACGGTCCATGTCCATTCGCAGTGGAGCGAGGACGCGGGGCCGCGCCTGTACGGATTTCTGACGCGCGACGAGCGGCGGGCCTTCACCACCCTGCTGGCCATCCAGGGCGTGGGGCCGAAGGCGGCGCTGGCGGTGCTGGACGTGCTGCCGCCGGGTGAACTGGCGGGCGCTGTGGCGCGCGAGGACAAGGCGGCGGTGGCGCGGGCCAATGGGGTGGGCCCCAAGCTGGCGCTGCGGATCGTCACCGAGCTGAAGGGCAAGCCGCTGGGGGATGTCAGTTTTGCGCCGACGGCGCCGGGCGTCCATGTCGAGATCGCGCCTCCGCCGCCGTCCTTGACCGGCGAGGCGGTCTCGGCCCTGCTGGGTCTGGGCGTGGCCGAGGTCAATGCGCGTCGGGCGGTGGATCAGGCCCTGATCCGGCTGGGCGACGAGGCGGAACTGCCGGCGGTGATCCGGGCGGCCCTGCAGGAGTTGGGGCGGTGA
- the tolQ gene encoding protein TolQ, producing MTTPVDASMMNPVELFLTADWVVKTVMIGLAAASLWSWTIIIDKAFRFTALNRQADEFEKAVQSGRSLEDVATQAGPAPEHALPRMLVIALSDWREARQRGALNDHQGDLLMTRIDRALNSLISRESQRIENGLGVLSVVATASPFIGLFGTVWGIMNAFGRIAAAGNTNLTTVAPAIAEALFATAIGLAAAIPAYIAYNKFSIDAGKFAGRLDAFADDLQAAVARRLGSSATPPAPTAPSSGVNLNRSV from the coding sequence ATGACTACGCCCGTCGACGCCTCGATGATGAATCCCGTCGAACTGTTCCTGACCGCCGACTGGGTGGTGAAGACGGTGATGATCGGCCTGGCGGCGGCGTCGCTGTGGTCGTGGACCATCATCATCGACAAGGCCTTCCGCTTCACGGCCCTGAACAGGCAGGCCGACGAGTTCGAAAAGGCGGTTCAGTCGGGGCGTTCGCTGGAAGACGTGGCGACCCAGGCCGGGCCCGCGCCGGAACACGCCCTGCCGCGCATGCTGGTGATCGCCCTGTCCGACTGGCGCGAGGCGCGTCAGCGCGGGGCGCTGAACGACCATCAGGGCGACCTGCTGATGACCCGCATCGACCGGGCGCTGAACAGCCTGATCTCGCGCGAGAGCCAGCGGATCGAGAACGGCCTGGGCGTGCTGTCGGTCGTGGCGACGGCCTCGCCCTTCATCGGCCTGTTCGGCACGGTCTGGGGCATCATGAACGCCTTCGGGCGGATCGCGGCGGCGGGCAACACCAATCTGACGACGGTGGCGCCGGCCATCGCCGAGGCCCTGTTCGCCACGGCCATCGGCCTGGCGGCGGCCATCCCGGCCTATATCGCCTACAACAAGTTCTCGATCGACGCGGGCAAGTTCGCGGGACGGCTGGACGCCTTCGCCGACGACCTGCAGGCGGCGGTTGCGCGGCGTCTGGGCAGTTCAGCGACGCCGCCGGCCCCGACCGCGCCGTCGTCGGGCGTCAATCTGAACCGGAGCGTCTGA
- the ybgC gene encoding tol-pal system-associated acyl-CoA thioesterase, with product MTDLPTAGRFEGRAHLLPVRVYYEDTDFTGLVYHANYVRYFERGRSDFLRVVGVGHSVLLEEAEPLAFVVSELNIKYLKPARIDDALVVRTLYEAVKGARLIIRQTVERAGEVLCRAEVTAVCIHLDGRPRRPTRALVEKVTPWLASAGDGD from the coding sequence ATGACCGATCTTCCCACCGCCGGCCGTTTCGAAGGGCGCGCCCACCTGCTGCCGGTGCGCGTCTATTACGAGGACACGGATTTCACCGGCCTGGTCTATCACGCCAACTATGTCCGCTATTTCGAGCGGGGGCGGTCGGATTTTCTGCGGGTCGTCGGCGTGGGCCATTCGGTCCTTCTGGAGGAGGCCGAGCCGTTGGCCTTCGTCGTGTCCGAGCTGAACATCAAATACCTGAAGCCGGCGCGGATCGACGACGCCCTGGTGGTGCGGACCCTGTACGAGGCGGTGAAGGGCGCGCGGCTGATCATCCGCCAGACGGTGGAGCGGGCGGGCGAGGTGCTGTGCCGGGCCGAGGTGACGGCGGTCTGCATCCATCTGGACGGACGCCCGCGCCGGCCCACCAGGGCGCTGGTCGAAAAGGTCACGCCGTGGCTGGCAAGCGCCGGCGACGGCGACTAG
- the ruvC gene encoding crossover junction endodeoxyribonuclease RuvC: protein MANEPVRIIGLDPGLRRTGWGVIVSDGARLRWVAHGVVAPPEAAPFSERLLFLFEALGTICADHGCEEAAVEEVFVNVNPSSTLKLGHARAAVMLAPAKLGLAVAEYSPNLIKKAVVGAGHADKSQIAFMIKRLLPTAGDVKADAADALAVAVTHAQLRKRSLLEAMHRGAA, encoded by the coding sequence ATGGCGAACGAACCTGTCAGAATCATCGGGCTGGATCCCGGTCTGCGACGCACCGGCTGGGGGGTGATCGTCTCGGACGGCGCGCGTCTGCGGTGGGTGGCGCACGGGGTGGTGGCCCCGCCTGAGGCTGCGCCCTTTTCCGAACGCCTGCTGTTCCTGTTCGAGGCCCTGGGGACCATCTGCGCCGACCACGGCTGCGAGGAGGCGGCGGTGGAAGAGGTGTTCGTCAATGTGAACCCGTCCTCGACGCTAAAGCTGGGCCATGCGCGGGCGGCGGTGATGCTGGCCCCCGCCAAGCTGGGCCTGGCGGTGGCGGAATATTCGCCGAATCTGATCAAGAAGGCCGTGGTCGGGGCGGGCCATGCCGACAAGAGCCAGATCGCCTTCATGATCAAGCGGCTGTTGCCGACGGCGGGGGACGTCAAGGCCGACGCCGCCGACGCCCTGGCCGTGGCGGTCACCCATGCGCAACTGAGGAAACGGTCCTTGCTGGAAGCGATGCACCGGGGGGCGGCGTGA
- the tolR gene encoding protein TolR: MALGGGASGGGRRGRRGRRGPLTEINVTPLVDVMLVLLIIFMISAPLLTVGVPVELPKTEASAVETDNEPLSVSIDQQGAIFIADSETSFDDLAVRLLTEAGGSDKASERPVFVRADGRAPYQAVARVMARLSASGFTKLNLITDTAPEA; the protein is encoded by the coding sequence ATGGCCCTGGGCGGCGGTGCGAGCGGCGGCGGGCGTCGGGGACGGCGGGGACGCAGAGGCCCCCTGACCGAAATCAACGTCACGCCCCTGGTGGACGTGATGCTGGTGCTGCTGATCATCTTCATGATCTCGGCGCCGCTTCTGACCGTGGGCGTCCCTGTGGAGCTGCCCAAGACCGAGGCCAGCGCGGTCGAGACGGACAACGAGCCCCTGTCGGTCAGCATCGACCAGCAGGGCGCCATCTTCATCGCCGACAGCGAGACGTCGTTCGACGATCTGGCCGTGCGACTGCTGACCGAGGCGGGCGGATCGGACAAGGCGTCGGAGCGGCCGGTGTTCGTGCGCGCCGACGGGCGGGCGCCCTATCAGGCGGTGGCGCGGGTGATGGCGCGACTGTCGGCCTCGGGCTTCACCAAGCTGAACCTGATCACCGACACGGCGCCGGAGGCCTGA
- the tolB gene encoding Tol-Pal system beta propeller repeat protein TolB → MRLNLLLASAAVVAMSVSSAQAQGQTAPAQAGQPVEVEIDQGVLKPLQIAIVPFTGDHGADISNVVSGNLRRSGFFEPLNPAGFIETGLTLANAPNFPQWTQIGAQAVLYGGVTPRGDGRLDVGFRLYDPYRQCQLVSYQFTATQEQWRRIAHKISDVIYQRMTGETGFFDSRVVFVSEEGTQLNRINRLTIADQDGFNPTYLTQGDEIIMSPRFSTSQPDEITYVALGKDYSRIYLRNLTTGRTESLGEFDGQVLAPRFSNDGNKIAFSIIRGGNTDIYVMDLRSRQLSRLTSDPGIDTSPSFSPDGSQIVFNSDRSGQARLYVMRADGSGQRPISRGGGTYTAPAWSPTGNLIAFTKSGGGRFSTGVMNADGSGERILSSSYFEEGPNWAPNGRYVMFARQTRGGDTRLWTVDLSGRVVAQAGYNGRGTDPAWSPLLDTPPSNLGYGQGADSCPS, encoded by the coding sequence ATGCGTCTGAACCTTCTTCTGGCCTCGGCCGCCGTCGTGGCCATGAGCGTGTCCTCTGCCCAGGCCCAGGGCCAGACCGCTCCGGCGCAGGCGGGCCAGCCGGTCGAGGTCGAGATCGATCAAGGCGTGCTGAAACCTCTGCAGATCGCCATCGTGCCCTTCACCGGCGATCATGGGGCGGATATTTCCAATGTGGTCAGCGGCAATCTGCGGCGGTCGGGCTTCTTCGAGCCGTTGAACCCCGCCGGCTTCATCGAGACCGGCCTGACCCTGGCCAATGCGCCCAACTTCCCGCAGTGGACCCAGATCGGGGCGCAGGCGGTGCTGTACGGCGGGGTGACGCCGCGCGGCGACGGTCGGCTGGATGTCGGCTTCCGCCTGTATGACCCGTATCGTCAGTGCCAGCTGGTCAGCTATCAGTTCACCGCCACCCAGGAGCAGTGGCGCCGGATCGCGCACAAGATTTCGGACGTCATCTATCAGCGGATGACCGGCGAGACCGGCTTCTTCGATTCCCGGGTCGTCTTCGTCTCGGAAGAGGGGACGCAGTTGAACCGGATCAACCGCCTGACCATCGCCGACCAGGACGGGTTCAATCCCACCTATCTGACCCAGGGCGACGAGATCATCATGTCGCCGCGCTTCTCGACCTCGCAGCCGGACGAGATCACCTATGTGGCGCTGGGCAAGGACTATAGCCGGATCTATCTGCGCAACCTGACCACGGGCCGCACCGAAAGCCTGGGCGAGTTCGACGGCCAGGTGCTGGCGCCGCGCTTCTCGAACGACGGCAACAAGATCGCCTTCTCGATCATCCGGGGCGGCAATACCGACATCTATGTGATGGACCTGCGCAGCCGGCAGCTGTCGCGCCTGACGTCGGACCCCGGCATCGACACCTCGCCGTCGTTCAGCCCGGACGGCAGCCAGATCGTGTTCAACTCGGACCGGTCGGGCCAGGCGCGCTTGTATGTGATGCGGGCCGACGGCTCGGGCCAGCGGCCGATCTCGCGCGGCGGCGGAACCTATACGGCGCCGGCCTGGAGCCCGACGGGCAATCTGATCGCCTTCACCAAGAGCGGCGGCGGCCGGTTCTCGACCGGGGTGATGAACGCCGACGGGTCGGGCGAACGCATCCTGTCGTCCAGCTATTTCGAGGAAGGCCCGAACTGGGCCCCCAACGGCCGCTATGTGATGTTCGCGCGCCAGACGCGGGGCGGGGACACGCGGCTGTGGACCGTGGACCTGTCGGGGCGGGTTGTGGCCCAGGCGGGCTATAACGGCCGCGGCACCGACCCGGCCTGGTCGCCCCTGCTGGACACGCCGCCGTCGAACCTGGGCTATGGCCAGGGGGCCGACAGCTGCCCGAGCTGA
- the ruvB gene encoding Holliday junction branch migration DNA helicase RuvB — protein sequence MTRIISPEAETGEAFDRALRPQTLSEFVGQSQAKGNLKVFIDAARGRAEALDHVLLFGPPGLGKTTLAQIVARELGVGFRATSGPILAKAGDLAAILTNLEPRDVLFIDEIHRLSPNVEEILYPAMEDHVLDLIIGEGPSARSVRIDLAPFTLVGATTRAGLLATPLRDRFGIPLRLEFYTPDELTAVVRGTARKMGAAIDEAGAREIASRARGTPRIAGRLLRRVRDFASADGAETISKLVAAKALARLEVDEAGLDSLDRRFLKALIENYGGGPVGMDTLAAAIAEARDAVEDVIEPYLLQQGFIMRTPRGRMACAKAYAHLGLNAPPPPAAGPVPGDLFD from the coding sequence ATGACCCGCATCATCTCTCCAGAAGCCGAAACGGGCGAAGCCTTCGACCGCGCCCTGCGGCCGCAGACCCTGTCCGAGTTCGTCGGCCAGTCGCAGGCCAAGGGCAATCTGAAGGTCTTCATCGACGCCGCGCGGGGCCGGGCCGAGGCGCTGGACCATGTGCTGCTGTTCGGGCCGCCGGGACTGGGCAAGACGACTTTGGCGCAGATCGTGGCGCGCGAGCTGGGGGTGGGGTTCCGGGCCACATCCGGCCCGATCCTGGCCAAGGCGGGGGATCTGGCGGCGATCCTGACCAATCTGGAGCCGCGCGACGTCCTGTTCATCGACGAGATCCACCGGCTGAGCCCGAACGTCGAGGAGATCCTGTATCCGGCCATGGAGGATCATGTGCTGGACCTGATCATCGGCGAGGGGCCATCGGCGCGGTCGGTGCGGATCGACCTGGCGCCCTTCACCCTGGTGGGGGCCACGACCCGGGCGGGCCTGCTGGCCACGCCGCTGCGGGACCGGTTCGGCATCCCTCTGCGGCTGGAGTTCTACACGCCCGACGAACTGACGGCGGTGGTGCGCGGCACGGCGCGCAAGATGGGCGCGGCCATCGACGAGGCCGGGGCGCGCGAGATCGCCTCGCGGGCGCGGGGCACGCCGCGGATCGCCGGGCGGCTGCTGCGCCGTGTGCGCGACTTCGCCTCGGCGGACGGCGCCGAGACCATCTCGAAACTGGTCGCGGCGAAAGCCCTGGCCCGGCTGGAGGTGGACGAGGCCGGGCTGGACAGTCTGGACCGGCGCTTCCTGAAGGCCCTGATCGAAAACTACGGCGGCGGGCCGGTGGGCATGGACACTCTGGCCGCCGCCATCGCCGAGGCGCGCGACGCGGTCGAGGACGTGATCGAACCCTATCTGCTGCAACAGGGCTTCATCATGCGCACCCCGCGCGGCCGCATGGCCTGCGCCAAGGCCTATGCACACCTGGGCCTGAACGCCCCGCCGCCGCCCGCCGCCGGTCCCGTGCCGGGCGACCTGTTCGACTGA
- a CDS encoding TA system VapC family ribonuclease toxin: protein MTYLLDVNVLIALVDPRHVFHDTANGWFQREAAGSWATCPITENGLVRIVGNSRYRNPVGPPSEIVRILELLRDMAGHVFWPDAISLADDRLFDPSALTTPEQITDAYLLALAVSNGGRLATLDRRLSPDAVRDGRAALHLVTDA, encoded by the coding sequence TTGACCTATCTGCTGGACGTCAATGTGCTGATCGCCCTCGTCGATCCGCGTCACGTCTTTCACGATACGGCGAATGGTTGGTTTCAGCGCGAGGCCGCCGGGTCATGGGCCACCTGTCCGATAACCGAGAACGGCCTGGTCCGGATTGTCGGCAACAGTCGCTATCGCAATCCGGTCGGGCCTCCGTCCGAGATCGTTCGGATTCTCGAACTGTTACGGGACATGGCGGGTCACGTCTTCTGGCCGGACGCCATCAGCCTGGCTGACGACCGGTTGTTCGATCCATCGGCCCTGACGACGCCCGAACAGATCACCGACGCCTATCTGCTGGCTCTGGCCGTCTCGAACGGCGGTCGGCTGGCGACGCTGGATCGCCGCCTGTCGCCGGATGCGGTCAGGGACGGGCGAGCGGCCCTTCACCTGGTCACCGACGCCTAA